The Streptomyces collinus DNA segment GCACATGGACGGTCCAGTCGTCCAGGGTGTCGAGCAGCGCCACATCGCCCGGCGCCATGTGCGTGTAGCCGCCGGCCGGCCAGTCGAAGGAGGCGGCGGCGCTCACCAGCACCGCCCCCGCGTCCTGGTGCCCGAGGTCCAGCTTGACCTGCTCGAAGGGCCGCTCCACGAGGAAGCTGGCGAAGGTGTGCACGACGGGCCGCAGCCCCGTCAGCGCCAGCCCCGCCGCCGCCCCGACCAGGAGCTGCTCGCGGATGCCGACGTCGACGACCCGGCGAGGATGGCGGCGGGCGGCCCCCGCGAAGCCGTCCGTGCCGATCGCGGCGAGGACCACGGCCACCCGGGGGTCCTCGTCGAGCAGCCGGGAGACGACAGGGGCGAAACGGTCACGCATGGTGTCCATGGAAGGGAGACTCCTTGGTCTCGATAGCGGAAGATCAAGCGGACTTCGGCTCGACCCGGGCCACGACCACGTGCGGGCGGCCCGGATGCGGCGCGGTGAAGGCGGCGTACAGGGCCTCGTGGTCACGGCCGTCGACGGTCAGCGCGGACCAGCCCGCCGCCTCGAAACGGGCGGCGATCCCGCCGGGGCGGGCGTATGTGGCGGAGGAGTTGTCGACGACGACGGTGTGCAGCCGGTCGAGCCCGGCGGGCCCGGCGAAGGCGATCGCCTCGTGGTTGCTGCCCTCGTCCAGCTCCGCGTCCCCGACCAGCGTCCACACCCGCGGCTCGTCGAGCCCCTGGGCGCGCAGCCCCAGCGCCGTACCGACGGCGATCGGCAGCCCGTGCCCCAGCGATCCGCTGCCGATCTCGGCCCCCGGCACGAGCGTCCGGTCGGGGTGGTGGCCGAGCGGGGAGTCGTAGGAGCCGAAGCCGGGCAGCCACTCCACCGGCAGGAAGCCCTTGGCGGCCAGCACGGCGTAGTACGCCATCGGCCCGTGCCCCTTCGACAGCAGGAACCGGTCCCGTCCCGGGTCCTCCCTGCTCTCCGGGCTCACCCGCAGCACCCGGTCGTAGAGGACCCACAGCACGTCCAGCGTGGACGTCGCGGCCGGGCCGTGCTTCTCGTCCCCGGTCATCAGGCCCATCAGCCCCGGCAGATCGGCATGGGTGTACGTGTGCGTCAGTGTCGCGTCGGTCATGTCGACGAGCGTGCAACCTCAATCAAACTTGAGGTCAAGGGGCCCCCGGAAACGGATGCGCGATCAGCGGTGCGAGTGCGGTATTGTTTCCCTGCGCGTTCGGCCGGGGGAATCCCCAGGTCAGACGGGCAACGGGACGTGGCGCAGCTTGGTAGCGCACTTGACTGGGGGTCAAGGGGTCGCAGGTTCAAATCCTGTCGTCCCGACTGTGAGGCAGTGAGTCAGAGGCCGTATCCGATTCCACGGATACGGCCTTTTGATCATTTCTCCGGGCGGGGAGCGCCGGCCGGTTGTCGCTGGTGGCGATCCTGGTCGCCATGTCGGCGAGCTGCCTGCACGCCTGCGCGATCTCCCGCTCGGTCTGGGTGCGCTCACCGACGGCCACTCCGAGCAGAAGCGCGGTCAGCGAAGCGGAAGCGTTGAACGCCTGCAGGGTGAGCATGCTGGTGAGCAGATCCTGACCTTCGAACGGGCCGGACCCCTGCCCGGCCGCGACGATCGCGAAGATCGACACGGCGAGGGCGCAGGGCGCGGACCCCGCGAGCCCGAAGCGGAAGCCGGCCCAGATCAGCAGCGGGAAGCCGAGGAACAACAGCGGTGTGTCGCCGGTCTCGACGAAACCGACACACACCGTGGCCGCCACCAGCAAGACCACCTCTGCCCACCGGGACAGCGAGATACCCCGGGGCCATCGGGCCGAGCGGAGCACGAGCAGCAAGGGTGTGACCGCCAGGACGCCCATCGCGTCGCCGGTCCACCAGACCGACCAGGCCGACGCGAAGTCTCCGGCATCCAGCACTCCGGTGAGGGCCAGCGTTCCGCTGCCGACCGTGGCGCTGACCAGCATCCCGGTGAAGGCGCCGAAGAAGATCAGGGCCAGTGCGTCCCGCAGCCGGTTCAGGTCGCTGCGGAACCCGGCACGGCGCAGCAGGGCGTACGAACAGACCGGCGCGAGCGTGTTGCCCGCCGCGATCGCGAGGACGGCCGGCAGCGAAGGCCCCAGGGTGACGTTGACCAGGAACGCGCCGAGGGCGATCCCCGGCCAGACCCGCGGCCCGAACAGCAGCAGACTCGCCAGCGCGATGCCGCTCGGTGGCCACAGCGGAGTGATCTGGTCACGGACCAACTGCTGGAGCAGCCCCAGCTCGGCAGATCCGTAGTACAGCACGGCGACGGCGCAGATCTCCAGGACGGCCCAGCCGCCGCGCCGGGACCATGTCTGCGGCGCGACAGCCATCGGGGACCTCCGCTTCGACAGCCCCCCGACCATCATCCGCCGGATCCCCGGGATCCTCCACAACACCGCTGAACCGCTTGATCAGTCCTCACGGGCGTGCGGGCGTCAGGCGGGCGGGGTGCGCAGAGCGAGGATGGCCATGTCGTCGTGACCGTCGCTGGGGTGGTGATCGGCCAGGGCACACACGAAGTCCCTCAAGGGCAGGGTGCTGTGAACCGCGGCGAGTTCGGTCAAGTCGTCCAGGCTCTCGTCGAGGGAGTGGGAGGGATGCTCGATCAGGCCGTCGGTGAAGAAGACCAGGGTGGTCCCGGGGAACAGCAGGCGGGAGTGGTCGGGGCGGGGTTCCCCGGGGTCGACCCCGAGCGGCAGCCCGGGCTCGGCGGTCAGGATCTCGACCCGGCCCTCCGGGGTGATCAGCAGGGGCGGGACATGCCCCGCGGTGCTCCAGCGCAGACGCCAGCCGGGCGCCTCCCGCTCGATCCGGGCCAGAGCGGTGGTCGTGACGGGGTTGTCCGTGAGGGCTTGGAGCGTGCGGTCGAGCCGGGTCAGGACCGCCCCCGGTGAACTGCCCCCGTCGAAGAGCAGGGCCCGCAGCATGTTGCGGGTGGACGCCATCGTGGCAGCGGCGTGCAGGTCGTGCCCGACCACGTCGCCGATGACGACCGCCACGACATCGTCGGGCAGCGGAACGGCGTCGTACCAGTCCCCGCCGAGCTTGCTGGGTTCCGCGGCAGGCCGGTAGACGGCCGCGGCGGTGAACGGTCCCAGGTCGGGCAGCGCGGGCAGCAGGAGCCGCTGGAACTGCTCGGCACCGACGCGCACCTGTTCGAACAGGCGGACGTTCTCGATCGCGATGCCGGCCGCGCTGGCCAGGGCCATCACGACGTTCTCGTCATGGACGTCGAAGGGCTGCCCGTCGCGCCGCTCGGAGAGGTACAGGTCGCCGTAGATCTCGCCGCGGACGCTGATGGCGACGCCGAGCAGGGTCCGCAGGTGCGGATGCCCGGACGGGAAGCCGACGGACGCGGCATGGGCCGGGATGTCACTGATCCGCAGGGGCTCGGGGTGGCTGATCAGGTGCCCGAGGACACCCCGGCCGGTCGGCAGGCCGGTACCCGCCAAATCGGCGCGCTCATGCTCGGACAGGCCGGCGGTGATGAACTGCTCCAGATGATCACCGGTCTCGTTGAGCACGCCGAGGGCCCCGTAATGGGCGCCGACCAGATCCATGGCGGTGGTCACGATGCGGTGCAGTACCGCGGGCAGCTCCACCTCACGGCTGATGGCCACCACGGCGTCCAGCAGACCCTGCATGCGGTCCATCGCGTCCAGGAGGGCGCGCAGTTGCTCGTCGATCCGGCCCAGCTCGCTGCGCAGGCGTACGTGCAGCTCGGGCAGGTGTGGCTGCCCCGGGAACGGGTCCTGCTCTGCCGCCATCGCGTACGCCTCCCGGCCGGAGGTCGGTCACGTGATAGAGCTTAGGCCTCAGATCACGCAGCCCGCATGCGCCAGCGCCTGCTTCAGCAGCACCCCGTGCCCGCCCGGCATCTCGCTCTGCACCGCCTCCGAGACGGCCTCCTGCGGGCTGAACCACACCAGGTCGAGGGCGTCCTGCCGGGGCCGGCAGTCACCCGTCACCGGCACGATGTAGGCGAGGGACACCGCGTGCTGGCGCGGGTCGTGGTACGCGGTGATGCCCTGCGTCGGGAAGTACTCCGCGACCGTGAACGGCTGGAGCGACGCCGGGACCCGGGGCAGCGCGACCGGGCCGAGGTCCTTCTCCAGATGGCGCAGGAGGGCGTCGCGGACGCGTTCGTGGTGCAGCACGCGGCCGGAGACGAGTGTCCGGCTGACCGTACCGTCGGGGCCGATGCGCAGCAGCAGGCCGACGCTGGTGACTTCGCCGCTGTCGTCGACGCGGACCGGGACGGCCTCGACGTAGAGGATCGGCATGCGGGCGCGTGTCATCTCCAGTTCGTCGGAGGACAGCCAGCCGGGCGTGGTTTCGGTCATGTCAGACATTGCTTGATCATACTTTCAGCCGTTCGGACTTCCTGGGTAGCCGCTCCTGGAGATCTGTGACCGGCCACACGCCTGTTCAATCGTCCTCCTGCCCGTCGGTCTGCAGCCGGTAGACCCGCAGGGCGTTGTCCCGGCCTGCCCAGCGGGCGATCCGCAGCGCGTCCGGCAGGGCCAGTTCGTCGGCGTCCACCCGCTCCTGGAGCAGACCCGCCAGGCCCTGCCGGAAGGCGAGCGCCCCGAGGTGGTGGAACTCGGGCACACCATAGGCGTCGGAGCTGTACAGGAGTTTGCGGAACGGTGTGATCTCCAGGGCCTCCGCGAGGACCGCACCGGCCCGGGCGGGGCCCACGTAGTGCAGGGTGAGGCCGACGTCGAGGTACACCTGCTGGAAGACCGCCGCCAGGTAGGCGGCCTGCCGCTGGTAGGGCCAGCAGTGCAGGAGCAGGACGGGGATCGTGCCGGCGGTGAGGTGCAGCCAGTCCGTGAGGAGGGCCGGGTCGGCGCGGTGCAGCCGGATGTCGTCGTCGCCGAACCCGGTGTGCAGCTGGAGCGGCAGGCCGAGATCGACGGCCGTCCACAGCAGGTGCCGTACGAGGACCGGGTCGTCGAGGCGCCCGCCCCGTACGAGCCAGTGCCGGGCCGCCTCGGTGACCTCCGCGTCCGAGGGGCGGGCCGGGTCCAGGCAGAAGCCGGTGCGGTAGGCCGCCACCGACTTCACGGCCACCACGCCGGGCCGCCGCACGGCCTCCAGCGCGGCCGTGCGGAAGGCGTCCGCGTACGCGTCCGCTTCGACCCCGGCGGTCCCCACCGACTCCGCGACGCCCTCCAGCCGTACGACCTCGTACGCCGTCCCGCCCGCAGCCTCCGCGATGTCACCCGGCGTGGTGATCTGCCCGGGGACGTAGCCGGTGTCGACGCAGAAGACGTCCGTGCCCGTGGCGCGCAGGAAGCGGCGCTGCACCTCGCGCCAGCCCAGTTCCGAGCGGCGGGCGAGGTACTGCGCGGGAGGAGCGTGCCGGGGCAGGCCGAGCAGGGGAGCGCAGTGGCGGCGTACGGCCACGCCCACGGGGCTGTCGAAGGGCGAGACGCCCGGCCACGCCTGGCCCTCCGTGATGAGGGACTCGAAGGCCTCACGGCCGAGATCGGCCGTGACCGTGCCGTGGCAGTGGTGGTCGACCAGCCGCACGGAGTCGAGCGCCTCGCGGACCGCGCTCACGTCAGTACTTCCAGCGGTACGCCGCCGCCACCCGGTCGTCGTCCAGCCCGGCGACGGACGCCGCTTCTCCCTGCCGCACGGCGATCACCGCGTCGGCCAGGACCGGGCCGAGGGCCGCCCGCAGGACGTCGTCCGCGCGGAACTCCTCGACGGCCCGCTCCAGCGACACCGGCAGCCGCCGCACACCCCGGGCGGCCGCCTCCGCCTCGCCCAGGCCGGCCGGATCGCCGGTGGTCTCGTCCGGCAGGGCGGCGGACAACGTCAGGCCGTCCAGCCCGGCGGCGATCAGGGAGCCGATCGCGAGGTAGGGGTTGGCGGCCAGGTCGACGGGTTTGATCTCCAGGTTGGCCGCCCGGTCGCGCAGGCCCGCGGTGCCGGTGACGACGCGCAGCGCGGTCTCCCGGGTCTCACGGCCCCACGCGGTGAACACCCCGGCCCACTGGGAGGGCCTGAGCCGCAGATAGCTGGCGGGGCTCGGGGCGGTGACGGCCGTGAGGGCGGGCAGGTGGGCGAGGATGCCGGCCGTGAGCGACTCCGCCTCGGCCGTCATGCCGTACCGGCCCTCGCCCCCGGAGTGCAGACTGACACCGTCACGCCAGGCGGACAGGTGGACGTGCCCGCCGTTGCCGACGCCCCGGCCCACGACGGCCGGGGCGAAGGACACCCTCAGCCCGTGCCGCCCGGCCACCGCCCGCACGGTCTGCCGGACGAGCACGCTGCGGTCGGCCGCCGCCACCGGGTCGACCGCACCGACCGAGATCTCGAACTGCCCGGCCGCGTACTCGGGATGGACCTGCTCGACGTCGATGCCCTGGGCCGCGCACGCCGCCAGCACGTCGGCGGTGTAGTCACCGAGCTCGACCTGCCGGGCCGCCCCGTACGCGGGGCCGGTCGTCGCGGGCACGAACGCGTCGCCGGGCGCGTCTCCCCGGGCCACGGTCCACTCGACCTCGATGGCGGACCTGAAGGTGAGGCCGTGCCGCCCGGCCGCCTCCGTGACCATCCGGCGCAGGAACGTGCGGGTGCAGCCGGGATGCCGTTCCCCGTCCTGTGTGACGCGGTCCACCGGAGCCCAGGCCCAGCCGGGCTGCCCGGCCAGCACGACGAGCCGGTCCAGGTCCGGGTAGAGGCGCAGATCGCCGTCGGGGGAGCCGAGGACGTCGGTGGTGACGATGGAGTCGTTCGCCAGGAACGTGTCGAACACCGGCGACATGCCGACGCCCCAGGCCGCCGCGGAGGCGAGCCGGGCCGTCGGGACGGTCTTCACCCGGCCGATGCCCGCGGTGTCGACGTAGGACAGCACCACACCGTGCACGCCCCGGCCGGCGAGCTCGCCGCTCAGCGCGGTGGCCCGCTCGACATCGCCGGGACGGCCGCCGGGTACGGGATCGGCCAGGGTGGTCATACGTCCTCCGCGGTTCTCCTGGTTCCTCTCCGGCGCAGGCGGAGCCGTCAGGGCTTCACGGCCACCGCTCCGTACTGCGGCACCAGCACGGACGATCCGGGCTCCGCACGCCACTGCCCGCACGACACCATGCCCGGTTCGAGCACCTCGAGGCCCTCGAAGAACGCGGCGATGTCCGCGCCGCTGCGGGCGGTGATCGGGGGAGTGGCGTTCTCGTTCCAGAACTTCATGGCCGGGATCTGGCCCGCGCCGCCGAGCTCGTCGTCGAAGGTGGGGTGGGTGAGGACCAGGAAGCTGCCGGACGGCACCGCGGCCATGACCCGGCGCACGATGTCCCGGGCCTTCCCGACGTCGAGGACGAAGTTGAGGATGCCCAGCATCATCACGGCGACGGGCTGCGTGAAGTCGAGGGTCTGCCCCGCCCGTTCGAGGATGGCGTCCGGTTCGTGCACATCGGCGTCGATGTAGGCGGTGACGCCGTCGTGGGTGCCGGTGAGCAGGGTGCGGGCGTGCACCAGCACGATGGGGTCGTTGTCGACGTAGACGATGCGGGAGTCGGGCGCGAGCCGCTGGGCGATCTCATGGGTGTTGTCCGCCGTCGGCAGTCCCGTGCCGATGTCGAGGAACTGCCGCACCCCGCGCTCACCGGCCAGGAACGACACGGCCCGGCCGAGGAAGTCCCGGTCCGCGCGGGCGATGTCCCTGATGATCGGGAACATGCCGGCGACGTGCTCGCCGACCTGCTGGTCGACCTCGTAGTTGTCCTTGCCGCCGATCCAGAAGTTCCACACGCGCGCGTTGTGCGCCACACCGGTGTTCAGCCTCGCCGACCCTCCCGAAGGGGTGTGGCCATCACTCACGACTCGTCCTCTCCTCGCACGCCCGACCCGAACCGGTCGTCGCCGCCATTGTGCCGCTCCGATGATCACGCTGTCCCGGGAATCGGCGGAGCGGGCACGGCGGTCGGCGCCGGCGGCTCGCAGGGAGTCGATCGCCGTGCCGGACGGCTCAGTTGGGGCTCGGGGCGGGTGACTTCCCGGCCAGGACGTCCTTGAGCCGCTGGGTGCCCTGCTGCACGGCCTGCTGCGCGGAGTCGTTCTCGTCGCCGTCGAGCCCGCCCGCCGTGACGGTGATGGCGTCGTCCCCGACGCGCACGGCGGCGACGTCCAGGGTCAGCGTCGCGTCGTCGCCGCCCGCCGAGCCCTGCACCGTCACGCGCAGCCCCTGACGGGCGTCGCCGACCTTGGGCAGGGAGATCTCGATGACCTGGACGGTGCGCTTCTGGCCGCCGTCGGTCACGGTGAACTGGTCGCACTTCTCCGGCAGGGTGCCCATCCAGTCCAGGGAGTCCTGCAGGCCGGTGCGGTCGTAGGAGGCGACCTGGTACAGCAGGCGGGAGTCGCCCTGCTGGAAGCCGCGCAGCTCGGACGCGCCCGACGGCCTGCCCAGCAGATCGTCGTCGAACAGCGAGTCGAGGAGCCGCTGGCAGTCGGAGGCCTGGGCCTTGGCGGTGAGGAAGTCGGAGACGTCGACGGTGCCGATGAGCAGGCTGTCGTGCCAGTTCTCGGCCTCCGTGTCCTTCACCTGCGTCCAGTCGTCCTCGATGTCCGCCTCGGTGATCAGCGCGGTCCGGGCGCCGTCCGTGGAGAGGGTGGCGGTCGGAGAGGGGGTTTGCCGCCGGCCCGCGACCTGTGACGCGGTGACGCCCTGGACGTCCGTACCCTCCGTGCCGCCGTCGTCCGAGCAGGCGGCCGTGCACAGCAGCGTGCCTGCCGCCAGGGCGGGGGAGAGAACGCGGACGAGCCGGGACGGACGACGGGTCATCGGGAGTGCCTCCTCGGAGCGTGACGCGTGCCCTCAGCGCACCACCGGCGCCGAACGCCCACCACCGGCGCCGGACCGTTCGGGTGAGCGCCGCCGGGGGCGCCCGGGGCTCACGCGACCGCCGTCCCGTCGGTGATCTGGCCGGCATCGCCGACCTGGTCGAGGGCTTCGCGGGCCCCGTCCAGAGGTGCGTTCTGCACCGCGACCCGGCGGTGTCCGGCGCCCTGCCGCACGAAGTCCAGGCGGCGGCCTTCCGGGTCGTCCAGGAGGCGCTGACCAACGTGCGCCGGCACGCCGCCGACGCCACGGAGGTCACCGTCCGCCTGACCTGCCCCGCCGGCCGTCTGGAGGTCACCGTGACCGACGACGGCCACGGCGGCACCCAGTTCCCGGAGGCCGCGCACGGCGGTGGCTTCGGCATCGTCGGCCTCACGGAACGGGTGACGGCACGGGGAGGCGAGCTGCACGCCGGGCCGCGTGCGGGGATGGGGCAGCGGGGTGGCAGGTGCGGGCGGTGTTCCCGGCGGGGAAGTAGGAACGGACCTCGGGACGGCTCCACTCCTGGCGCCGGAGCCCGCACACGCTGTTCAATGAGGCTGCACACATTGCACACGCCGTTCGAGCAGAGGAGCCGCCCGTGTCACCCGCCGTCGTGCCGCCCCTCGGCGCACGCATCCGGCAGGCGCGCCTGGAGCGCGGCAGGAGCCTGCGCGCGCTGGCCCGGGAGGTCGGTGTGTCGCCGAGTCTCGTGTCGCAGATCGAGACCGGC contains these protein-coding regions:
- a CDS encoding transketolase yields the protein MTDATLTHTYTHADLPGLMGLMTGDEKHGPAATSTLDVLWVLYDRVLRVSPESREDPGRDRFLLSKGHGPMAYYAVLAAKGFLPVEWLPGFGSYDSPLGHHPDRTLVPGAEIGSGSLGHGLPIAVGTALGLRAQGLDEPRVWTLVGDAELDEGSNHEAIAFAGPAGLDRLHTVVVDNSSATYARPGGIAARFEAAGWSALTVDGRDHEALYAAFTAPHPGRPHVVVARVEPKSA
- a CDS encoding MASE1 domain-containing protein, whose protein sequence is MAVAPQTWSRRGGWAVLEICAVAVLYYGSAELGLLQQLVRDQITPLWPPSGIALASLLLFGPRVWPGIALGAFLVNVTLGPSLPAVLAIAAGNTLAPVCSYALLRRAGFRSDLNRLRDALALIFFGAFTGMLVSATVGSGTLALTGVLDAGDFASAWSVWWTGDAMGVLAVTPLLLVLRSARWPRGISLSRWAEVVLLVAATVCVGFVETGDTPLLFLGFPLLIWAGFRFGLAGSAPCALAVSIFAIVAAGQGSGPFEGQDLLTSMLTLQAFNASASLTALLLGVAVGERTQTEREIAQACRQLADMATRIATSDNRPALPARRNDQKAVSVESDTASDSLPHSRDDRI
- a CDS encoding PP2C family protein-serine/threonine phosphatase; translated protein: MAAEQDPFPGQPHLPELHVRLRSELGRIDEQLRALLDAMDRMQGLLDAVVAISREVELPAVLHRIVTTAMDLVGAHYGALGVLNETGDHLEQFITAGLSEHERADLAGTGLPTGRGVLGHLISHPEPLRISDIPAHAASVGFPSGHPHLRTLLGVAISVRGEIYGDLYLSERRDGQPFDVHDENVVMALASAAGIAIENVRLFEQVRVGAEQFQRLLLPALPDLGPFTAAAVYRPAAEPSKLGGDWYDAVPLPDDVVAVVIGDVVGHDLHAAATMASTRNMLRALLFDGGSSPGAVLTRLDRTLQALTDNPVTTTALARIEREAPGWRLRWSTAGHVPPLLITPEGRVEILTAEPGLPLGVDPGEPRPDHSRLLFPGTTLVFFTDGLIEHPSHSLDESLDDLTELAAVHSTLPLRDFVCALADHHPSDGHDDMAILALRTPPA
- a CDS encoding NUDIX hydrolase family protein, which encodes MTETTPGWLSSDELEMTRARMPILYVEAVPVRVDDSGEVTSVGLLLRIGPDGTVSRTLVSGRVLHHERVRDALLRHLEKDLGPVALPRVPASLQPFTVAEYFPTQGITAYHDPRQHAVSLAYIVPVTGDCRPRQDALDLVWFSPQEAVSEAVQSEMPGGHGVLLKQALAHAGCVI
- a CDS encoding amidohydrolase family protein, with product MSAVREALDSVRLVDHHCHGTVTADLGREAFESLITEGQAWPGVSPFDSPVGVAVRRHCAPLLGLPRHAPPAQYLARRSELGWREVQRRFLRATGTDVFCVDTGYVPGQITTPGDIAEAAGGTAYEVVRLEGVAESVGTAGVEADAYADAFRTAALEAVRRPGVVAVKSVAAYRTGFCLDPARPSDAEVTEAARHWLVRGGRLDDPVLVRHLLWTAVDLGLPLQLHTGFGDDDIRLHRADPALLTDWLHLTAGTIPVLLLHCWPYQRQAAYLAAVFQQVYLDVGLTLHYVGPARAGAVLAEALEITPFRKLLYSSDAYGVPEFHHLGALAFRQGLAGLLQERVDADELALPDALRIARWAGRDNALRVYRLQTDGQEDD
- a CDS encoding glutamine synthetase family protein, whose translation is MTTLADPVPGGRPGDVERATALSGELAGRGVHGVVLSYVDTAGIGRVKTVPTARLASAAAWGVGMSPVFDTFLANDSIVTTDVLGSPDGDLRLYPDLDRLVVLAGQPGWAWAPVDRVTQDGERHPGCTRTFLRRMVTEAAGRHGLTFRSAIEVEWTVARGDAPGDAFVPATTGPAYGAARQVELGDYTADVLAACAAQGIDVEQVHPEYAAGQFEISVGAVDPVAAADRSVLVRQTVRAVAGRHGLRVSFAPAVVGRGVGNGGHVHLSAWRDGVSLHSGGEGRYGMTAEAESLTAGILAHLPALTAVTAPSPASYLRLRPSQWAGVFTAWGRETRETALRVVTGTAGLRDRAANLEIKPVDLAANPYLAIGSLIAAGLDGLTLSAALPDETTGDPAGLGEAEAAARGVRRLPVSLERAVEEFRADDVLRAALGPVLADAVIAVRQGEAASVAGLDDDRVAAAYRWKY
- a CDS encoding SAM-dependent methyltransferase, which codes for MSDGHTPSGGSARLNTGVAHNARVWNFWIGGKDNYEVDQQVGEHVAGMFPIIRDIARADRDFLGRAVSFLAGERGVRQFLDIGTGLPTADNTHEIAQRLAPDSRIVYVDNDPIVLVHARTLLTGTHDGVTAYIDADVHEPDAILERAGQTLDFTQPVAVMMLGILNFVLDVGKARDIVRRVMAAVPSGSFLVLTHPTFDDELGGAGQIPAMKFWNENATPPITARSGADIAAFFEGLEVLEPGMVSCGQWRAEPGSSVLVPQYGAVAVKP